The Xenorhabdus poinarii G6 nucleotide sequence CTCGTGGCTTCCTGGTTGGCGGTACTTCTGGCCGTACGACGCTGAATGGTGAAGGTTTGCAGCACGAAGATGGCCATAGCCATATTCAGTCTCTGACTATCCCTAACTGTATCTCTTATGATCCCGCATTTGCTTATGAAGTTGCGGTTATCATGCATGATGGTCTGGAGCGTATGTATGGTGAGAAACAAGAGAACATCTACTATTACATCACCACACTGAACGAAAACTACTACATGCCAGCCATGCCTGAAGGTGCAGAAGAAGGTATCCGTAAAGGTATCTACAAGCTGGAAAGCCTGGAAGGTGCGAAGGGTAAAGTTCAGCTACTGGGCTCTGGTTCTATCTTGCGTCATGTACGTGAAGCAGCCAATATCCTTTCTGCTGAATACGGCATCGGTTCCGATGTCTACAGCGTAACGTCCTTCACTGAACTGGCTCGTGATGGTCAGGATTGTGAGCGTTGGAACATGCTGCATCCATCTGAAGAACCTCGTGTTCCTTATATTACTCAGATCATGAACGAAGCGCCAGCTGTGGCATCGACTGACTACATGAAACTGTTTGCAGAACAAGTACGTAACTTCGTACCTGCAAACAACTATCGTGTATTGGGTACTGACGGTTTCGGTCGTTCTGACAGCCGTGAAAACCTGCGTGACCATTTTGAAGTTGATGCTTCTTATGTGGTTGTTGCAGCGCTGGGTGAACTGGCTAAACGTGGCGAAGTTGATGTGAAAGTCGTTGAAGACGCCATCAAAAAATATAACATCAACCCAGAAAAAGCCAACCCACGCCTGGCATAAGAGGTAAAGATTAATGTCTATCGAAATTAACGTACCTGATATTGGTGCAGATGAAGTTGAAGTGACCGAAATCATGGTAAAAGTGGGTGACACAGTTGAAGCTGAACAGTCACTGATCACGGTTGAAGGTGATAAAGCGTCTATGGAAGTCCCGTCTCCACAGGCGGGAGTAGTGAAAGAAATCAAAGTTACGGTTGGCGATAAAGTTGAAACCGGTAAACTGATTATGATTTTTGAATCCGCAAATGGTGCAGCAGAAGCTGCCCCAGTTCAGCAAGCAGCGGCAGCACCAGTCGCGGCAACCGTCGCTGAAAGCAAAGAAGTGAATGTACCGGATATCGGTGGCGATGAAGTTGAAGTGACTGAAATAATGGTAAAAGTTGGTGATACCGTCACTGAGGAACAATCACTGATTACCGTTGAAGGTGACAAGGCTTCTATGGAAGTCCCTGCGCCATTCGCCGGTACGGTGAAAGAGATCAAAATTGCGACGGGTGACAAAGTTCAAACCGGCTCTCTGATCATGGTATTCGAAGTTGCAGGTTCTGGTGCAGCCCCCGTGGTTGCGTCAGCGGCAGCACCAGTCGCAGCGCCTGCGGTATCTGCTGCAAAAGAAGTGAACGTACCGGATATCGGTGGTGACGAAGTTGAAGTCACCGAAATCATGGTAAAAGTGGGTGATACCATCACTGAAGAGCAGTCTCTGATCACTGTTGAAGGTGATAAGGCTTCTATGGAAGTGCCGGCGCCATTCGCCGGTACGGTGAAAGAGATCAAGATTGCGACGGGTGACAAAGTTAAAACCGGCTCTCTGATCATGGTATTCGAGGTCGCGGGTGCAGCACCTGTGGCACCTGTGGCACCTGCGGTAGCGCCTGCTTCTGCGGCTGAACCTGCGAAAGCAGCGCCAGCACCAGCAGTTAGCAAGCCAGCAGAAGGTAAAAACGAATTTGCAGAAAATGACGCTTATATCCATGCCACTCCGGTCATCCGTCGTCTGGCTCGTGAATTTGGCGTCAATCTGGCGAAAGTAAAAGGAACTGGCCGTAAGGGTCGTATCCTGCGTGAGGACGTTCAGGCTTACGTGAAAGATGCGATTAAACGTGCAGAAGCGGCACCTGCTGCTGCGGGTGGTGGCCTACCGGGTATGTTGCCTTGGCCGAAAGTTGATTTCAGCAAATTTGGTGAAATCGAAGAAGTTGAAATGAGCCGCATCCAGAAAATTTCTGGTGCTAACCTCAGCCGTAACTGGGTCATGATCCCTCACGTTAACCTGTTCGATGAAGCGGATATCACTGAAGTTGAAGAATTCCGTAAGCAACAGAATAAAGAAGCTGAGAAAAAGCAGCTGGGTGTGAAAATCACTCCGTTGGTATTCGTCATGAAAGCCGCTGCGAAAGCACTGGAAGCAATGCCTCGCTTTAACAGCTCAATTTCTGAAGATGGCCAGAAACTGATCCTGAAAAAGTATGTCAACATCGGTATCGCGGTAGATACACCTAACGGTCTGGTTGTTCCTGTTTTCAAAGATGTTAACAAGAAAGGCATCATTGAACTGTCCAGAGAATTGGCTGAAGTCTCCAAGAAAGCACGTGCTGGTAAGCTGACCGCTTCCGATATGCAGGGCGGTTGCTTCACTATCTCTAGCTTGGGTGGTATCGGTACGACCGGTTTTGCACCAATTGTAAATGCACCAGAAGTGGCAATCATGGGGCTGTCTCGTTCTTCCATGAAACCAGTTTGGAATGGCAAGGAATTCGTTCCTCGTCTGATTCTGCCTATGTCTCTGTCTTTCGACCACCGTGTGATCGATGGAGCAGATGGTGCACGTTTCATCACTTATATTAATCAATTGATGAGCGACATCCGCCGTCTGGCGATGTAATGCACAGGCCGGTAAATATGCCGGCCTAATAATTACTGTCGTGACAGATATTTTCGCCTCGTATCTGGTAGGTTGGGATTTCTGTCACGTTAACGCGCTTTTCAGGTTATTTACAATTCTGTAAACTTGCTCGCGGTGTGTACGTCCCGGTGGAATATGTTTTTTTTTCGTCTGACCCGCCGGACAAACAATTAAGAGGTCATGATGAGTACTGAAATTAAAGCCCAGGTAGTGGTGCTTGGAGCAGGCCCGGCAGGGTATTCTGCTGCTTTCCGTTGTGCAGACTTAGGATTGGATACTGTTCTGGTTGAGCGCTACTCTACTTTGGGTGGTGTTTGCTTGAATGTGGGGTGTATCCCGTCTAAGGCACTGCTTCATGTTGCAAAAGTGATTGAAGAAGCAAAAGCATTGGCACAGCATGGTATCGTGTTTGGCGAACCACAAACTGATATCGATAAGATCCGCCTGTGGAAAGAAAAAGTGATTTCCCAGCTGACAGGGGGTCTGGGCGGCATGGCTAAAGGCCGTAAAGTTAATGTTGTTAATGGCTTTGGTAAGTTCACAGGTGCTAATACTCTGGTTGTTGAAGGTGAGAGCGGCACAACAACGATTAATTTTGATAATGCCATTATCGCAGCGGGTTCACGTCCAATTCAATTGCCATTCATTCCACATGATGATCCTCGCGTATGGGATTCTACCGATGCTTTGGAACTGAAAACGGTTCCGGGACGCCTGTTGGTCATGGGCGGTGGTATTATCGGTCTGGAAATGGGCACGGTTTACCACGCCCTGGGTTCTCAGATCGACGTGGTAGAAATGTTCGATCAGGTGATTCCTGCTGCGGACAAAGACATTGTTAAAGTATTCACTAAACGCGTCAGCAAGAAATTTAATTTGATGCTGGAAACGAAAGTGACTGCGGTAGAAGCGAAAGAAGATGGCATCTATGTAACAATGGAAGGCAAGAAAGCACCGGCAGAGCCACAGCGCTATGATGCCGTTCTGGTGGCTATCGGTCGTGTACCAAACGGTAAGCTACTTGATGCGGGTCAGGCAGGTGTTGAAGTTGATGAGCGTGGCTTTATCCATGTCGATAAACAAATGCGCACTAACGTACCTCACATTTTTGCTATCGGTGATATCGTTGGTCAGCCAATGCTGGCACACAAAGGTGTTCACGAAGGACACGTTGCTGCTGAAGTTATTTCTGGTAAGAAACATTATTTCGATCCAAAAGTGATTCCATCTATCGCTTACACTGAACCAGAAGTCGCATGGGTTGGTTTAACTGAGAAAGAAGCGAAAGAGAAAGGCATCAGCTACGAAACGGCAACGTTCCCATGGGCAGCATCTGGCCGTGCCATCGCATCAGATTGTTCAGATGGTATGACCAAGCTGATTTTCGATAAAGAAACTAACCGTATTATCGGTGGTGCTATTGTTGGTACTAACGGCGGTGAGCTGCTGGGTGAAATTGGTCTGGCTATCGAAATGGGCTGTGATGCAGAAGATCTTGCTCTGACTGTTCATGCTCACCCAACACTGTATGAATCCATCGGTATGGCTGCGGAAATGTACGAAGGCAGCATCACTGATTTGCCAAACCCTAAAGCGAAGAAAAAGAAATAATTCTTTACCATTGCAGTAGGTTAGCAAAGATATTAAACGGCTTTCAAATAGGAAGCCGTTTTTATTTTTTTCTAAACGTTGGGTGAATGTCCTCTCAGTCAGGTGTTCGCTGCTACAAATTCTCCAACAAGTTTTCGGGAGATACATTCGATTAATTCGTTACCGTTAATTGTCATTACTAACAGTGGTGAGGATTTATCAATAGGTTTAGTCAAACTGGCAGGATTCCCAATAATGCATGAATAAAACAAGATGCAATAGTATTGTTTATCTATTTTAAAGTGAAAAAATATACCAATGAAATTTTGATTAGCCTCTATTATTAAACAAAATCAGATAAATATCTCATTGATATTTCAGCTAATATAAAAGCTCCTCAAATTATTTTTCTCGTGGCTACAGTTCTTAGTCGCATCCATTTACACGGAATGATGGGATAAATATTATCTTTAACTTATATTTCATGATGTTAATTTATCCCACTTATCCCACTTATCCCACTTATCCCGAAATGCAGTTATAATATGTCTAACCACACTTTCTCTTTACGGTTCATGGTGTCTATTGGCCACATCAAAGCGTTATAACGAGAGACTTGCAGTACTACAAAAATAGCTTATGGTTAAATGCAATAATGGCATGGATATATTTTAATAACATAAAAGGTATTTAAAATGAAAAAATGGTTAGTAGTTGCGGCTTCAGTGCTTGCTCTTTCGGGTTGTAAGGTGGATGTTGAAACAAAAGTAAATACGGATGATTTGACTTCAGTTGATCATAAAGTTGTTAAAGGAGATATTAATGTTGAAGTGTCATCCTGTACCC carries:
- the aceF gene encoding pyruvate dehydrogenase complex dihydrolipoyllysine-residue acetyltransferase, producing MSIEINVPDIGADEVEVTEIMVKVGDTVEAEQSLITVEGDKASMEVPSPQAGVVKEIKVTVGDKVETGKLIMIFESANGAAEAAPVQQAAAAPVAATVAESKEVNVPDIGGDEVEVTEIMVKVGDTVTEEQSLITVEGDKASMEVPAPFAGTVKEIKIATGDKVQTGSLIMVFEVAGSGAAPVVASAAAPVAAPAVSAAKEVNVPDIGGDEVEVTEIMVKVGDTITEEQSLITVEGDKASMEVPAPFAGTVKEIKIATGDKVKTGSLIMVFEVAGAAPVAPVAPAVAPASAAEPAKAAPAPAVSKPAEGKNEFAENDAYIHATPVIRRLAREFGVNLAKVKGTGRKGRILREDVQAYVKDAIKRAEAAPAAAGGGLPGMLPWPKVDFSKFGEIEEVEMSRIQKISGANLSRNWVMIPHVNLFDEADITEVEEFRKQQNKEAEKKQLGVKITPLVFVMKAAAKALEAMPRFNSSISEDGQKLILKKYVNIGIAVDTPNGLVVPVFKDVNKKGIIELSRELAEVSKKARAGKLTASDMQGGCFTISSLGGIGTTGFAPIVNAPEVAIMGLSRSSMKPVWNGKEFVPRLILPMSLSFDHRVIDGADGARFITYINQLMSDIRRLAM
- the lpdA gene encoding dihydrolipoyl dehydrogenase; this translates as MSTEIKAQVVVLGAGPAGYSAAFRCADLGLDTVLVERYSTLGGVCLNVGCIPSKALLHVAKVIEEAKALAQHGIVFGEPQTDIDKIRLWKEKVISQLTGGLGGMAKGRKVNVVNGFGKFTGANTLVVEGESGTTTINFDNAIIAAGSRPIQLPFIPHDDPRVWDSTDALELKTVPGRLLVMGGGIIGLEMGTVYHALGSQIDVVEMFDQVIPAADKDIVKVFTKRVSKKFNLMLETKVTAVEAKEDGIYVTMEGKKAPAEPQRYDAVLVAIGRVPNGKLLDAGQAGVEVDERGFIHVDKQMRTNVPHIFAIGDIVGQPMLAHKGVHEGHVAAEVISGKKHYFDPKVIPSIAYTEPEVAWVGLTEKEAKEKGISYETATFPWAASGRAIASDCSDGMTKLIFDKETNRIIGGAIVGTNGGELLGEIGLAIEMGCDAEDLALTVHAHPTLYESIGMAAEMYEGSITDLPNPKAKKKK